The Gemmatimonadota bacterium genome has a segment encoding these proteins:
- a CDS encoding DUF5916 domain-containing protein, with amino-acid sequence MPKIQTIALCLSILLTTTDLLANEGTVQQVSGDLVYVTGMNGLAPLWSNLTVQNGQDTGAKLEVIKELPELVVTRVVEANGTAVNTGDAVVLSSTQPDASARRARRIVYATRVGKNPNVDGVLDDPVWSQATPIRGFVQRDPNYWMPSPEQTVARIIYTDKSIYFGFECLVPDSSQFIANNMRRDSEISGDDNVQILLDTYNDRQNGFFFFVNPLGAQSDLMLSNEGRTYNRDWDCNWTARTKHYPDRWTAEIEIPFSQLRFKQAADATWGINLARYIARKNLATQLVVGQQTSSSTERYRTADIGELHGLQHIRARRPIYIKPYALPGTTIDDQAINPSESRTFETGLDLRYGITSNISLDLSYNTDFAQVEGDQEQTNLTQFRLFFPEKREFFLEGANLFQFGEQARRTGSGTRPPTLLFYTRRIGLEKGKKIPIIVGSKIAGKEGRTSIGGLNVLTDAALFAEDGDTVQVHRTNYSVVRIRRDVFARSNFGFIMVNKQIDDPREGWNQYNRAGGVDFNYSPTPNLNFQAFVARTWDSQIGDADDARFVSMNYRGTRYWARFKVLDVEDQFEPAVGFINRRRGLDGFKRYDLYTRYRPRPKFGNIRYMSIGPEAQIFTDHNNKVKYWTVELSAFTIFNTGDYWRNELKRTRDVVDEEFSPSARNKDVVIPPGEYTFTSFITGPRPSRSRKLRPGITFEAGTYYTGRRYTIRSESSFRPSGQLSYEVEYQGDWVRLPQGNFNIHTLSNRLQYSFSTDFFVKLFVQWNNDKEFASANFLLNYRYRPGSDIFLVFDSAYGTDPTLTRRNRSVLLKLSYLLGL; translated from the coding sequence ATGCCAAAAATTCAAACCATAGCATTATGTCTATCCATCCTGTTGACCACCACAGACCTGCTGGCGAATGAGGGCACAGTACAGCAAGTCTCAGGAGACCTCGTTTACGTCACGGGCATGAATGGTCTGGCGCCACTGTGGTCAAATCTCACAGTGCAGAACGGACAGGACACAGGCGCAAAACTCGAAGTCATCAAAGAACTGCCAGAACTGGTCGTTACAAGAGTCGTAGAAGCCAACGGAACAGCGGTGAATACCGGCGATGCAGTAGTGCTGAGCAGCACACAACCAGATGCATCAGCGCGAAGAGCGAGGCGGATTGTTTACGCTACCCGCGTTGGTAAAAATCCAAATGTAGATGGCGTACTGGACGATCCCGTATGGTCGCAGGCAACGCCGATCAGGGGTTTTGTACAGCGCGATCCAAACTACTGGATGCCGAGTCCCGAACAAACAGTCGCGCGGATTATTTACACGGACAAGAGCATCTACTTTGGCTTTGAATGCCTCGTCCCGGACTCCTCTCAATTTATCGCAAACAACATGCGACGAGATTCCGAAATTTCCGGCGATGACAATGTTCAAATCCTGCTCGACACGTACAATGATCGCCAGAACGGCTTCTTTTTCTTTGTCAACCCCCTGGGGGCGCAAAGCGACTTGATGCTCTCCAACGAGGGGCGAACCTATAATCGCGATTGGGACTGCAATTGGACCGCCCGTACCAAGCACTATCCCGACCGATGGACGGCTGAAATCGAAATCCCGTTTAGCCAACTGCGGTTTAAGCAAGCAGCCGACGCCACCTGGGGCATCAACCTCGCGCGCTATATTGCCCGAAAAAATCTGGCGACCCAGCTCGTCGTCGGCCAGCAGACTTCTTCATCCACAGAGCGTTACCGCACGGCGGACATCGGCGAACTTCACGGCCTCCAACACATTCGCGCCAGGCGCCCGATATACATCAAACCCTACGCCTTGCCGGGCACGACCATCGACGATCAGGCAATCAATCCCTCTGAAAGCCGCACATTTGAAACGGGTCTCGATCTGCGCTATGGCATCACGTCAAACATCTCGCTCGACTTATCCTACAACACGGATTTCGCACAGGTAGAAGGCGATCAGGAACAAACCAACCTGACGCAATTCCGCCTCTTCTTCCCCGAAAAACGCGAATTCTTCCTCGAAGGAGCCAACCTCTTCCAATTTGGCGAACAAGCGCGAAGAACCGGCAGCGGTACCAGACCTCCCACCCTCCTCTTTTATACCAGACGCATCGGCCTTGAAAAAGGAAAAAAAATCCCGATTATCGTCGGGTCAAAAATTGCCGGGAAAGAGGGACGAACCAGTATTGGCGGCCTCAATGTACTGACCGACGCGGCATTGTTTGCAGAAGATGGCGATACAGTCCAGGTACACCGCACCAACTACTCAGTAGTCAGAATAAGACGCGACGTATTCGCGCGGTCAAACTTTGGTTTCATCATGGTCAACAAACAAATTGATGACCCTCGCGAGGGATGGAACCAGTACAATCGCGCGGGCGGTGTTGATTTCAACTATTCTCCAACGCCAAACCTGAATTTCCAGGCATTTGTAGCGCGAACATGGGATTCGCAAATCGGAGATGCAGACGATGCGCGATTTGTATCTATGAATTATCGCGGCACCAGGTACTGGGCGCGTTTCAAAGTCCTCGATGTCGAGGACCAATTTGAGCCCGCCGTGGGATTCATCAATCGCAGAAGAGGATTGGATGGTTTCAAACGCTATGATCTCTATACACGCTACCGCCCCAGACCGAAATTTGGCAATATTCGCTACATGTCAATCGGTCCTGAAGCACAAATCTTTACAGACCACAACAACAAGGTGAAATACTGGACAGTCGAACTCTCGGCATTTACCATTTTTAATACCGGTGACTACTGGCGGAACGAATTAAAACGCACTCGCGACGTGGTCGATGAAGAATTCTCTCCCTCTGCTCGAAACAAAGATGTAGTCATCCCTCCTGGGGAATATACCTTCACATCATTTATCACGGGACCGCGTCCCAGCCGATCCCGAAAACTGCGCCCTGGCATCACCTTTGAGGCCGGCACGTATTACACGGGAAGACGCTATACCATACGCTCGGAAAGCTCTTTTCGCCCCTCTGGCCAACTGTCTTATGAAGTGGAATATCAGGGCGACTGGGTCCGACTTCCGCAGGGGAACTTTAATATCCACACACTCAGCAATCGCCTGCAATACTCCTTTTCCACAGACTTTTTTGTCAAACTCTTTGTCCAGTGGAACAACGACAAAGAATTCGCCAGCGCGAATTTTCTCCTCAACTACCGGTATCGCCCCGGCAGCGACATCTTTCTCGTCTTCGACAGCGCTTATGGCACCGATCCGACCTTAACCCGACGAAATC
- a CDS encoding aminotransferase class III-fold pyridoxal phosphate-dependent enzyme yields MAKKNYTIAKSKALLNRYGDVLVRGYIPHKNIFGQVDMDYPSFVQRASGARFWDVDGNEFLDYVMGFGPIVLGYDDSAVCRAIHEQVANGTVYSLAHPRELAVAELLIEVIPCAEMVGFFIGGSAATSSAVRLSRVYTGRDRVITCGYHGWHDWARPGDEGVPKSVSELTCAVPYGDLDALESHLKKYDNQVACVVMETIQGSGPPDGFLQGCVDLAHAHGAVCVFDETKVGFRVAMGGGGEYYGVIPDIATFGKACCNGYAGSFIAGKREILGSKACQSVWMTGTAHGDPLSLTAMEVVIGELRRRNGIAYQWKIGSRLIEGINAVCKAAGLSYHLIGVGPMPRPVIDDSDRDRCMEMLRGCLAQGYYLHPSHPMFLSLAHTEANIEDTIEAVREAIGDLD; encoded by the coding sequence ATGGCAAAAAAGAATTACACCATTGCAAAGTCAAAGGCTCTGCTGAATCGCTATGGCGATGTTCTGGTTCGCGGGTACATTCCCCATAAGAATATTTTTGGTCAGGTCGATATGGACTATCCCTCATTTGTACAGCGCGCGTCGGGGGCGCGATTTTGGGATGTGGATGGCAATGAGTTTTTGGATTATGTAATGGGTTTCGGGCCGATTGTTCTGGGGTATGATGATTCTGCTGTGTGCCGTGCAATACACGAGCAGGTGGCGAATGGCACAGTGTACAGTCTGGCGCATCCCAGAGAGTTGGCGGTTGCAGAATTGCTCATTGAAGTGATTCCATGTGCGGAGATGGTGGGTTTTTTTATTGGGGGCAGTGCGGCGACTTCCAGTGCGGTGCGCTTGTCGCGGGTATATACGGGGCGCGATAGAGTGATTACGTGCGGGTATCACGGCTGGCACGATTGGGCGCGTCCCGGCGACGAGGGTGTTCCGAAATCCGTCAGCGAACTGACCTGCGCGGTTCCCTACGGCGATTTGGATGCTCTGGAATCGCATTTAAAAAAATATGACAATCAGGTGGCGTGTGTGGTGATGGAGACGATTCAAGGGAGTGGACCGCCAGATGGGTTTTTGCAAGGGTGTGTAGATCTGGCCCATGCACATGGCGCAGTCTGCGTGTTTGACGAGACAAAGGTGGGTTTTCGCGTGGCAATGGGCGGTGGGGGGGAATATTATGGCGTTATACCCGATATTGCGACGTTTGGCAAAGCGTGTTGCAATGGGTATGCGGGAAGTTTTATTGCCGGGAAGCGCGAGATTTTGGGGTCAAAAGCGTGTCAGTCGGTGTGGATGACAGGTACCGCGCATGGGGATCCGCTCAGTTTGACGGCAATGGAGGTCGTGATCGGGGAACTACGGAGGCGGAATGGCATTGCCTATCAATGGAAAATTGGAAGTCGATTGATCGAGGGTATCAACGCGGTTTGCAAAGCAGCAGGGTTGAGTTATCATCTCATTGGCGTTGGGCCAATGCCGCGTCCCGTGATAGACGATTCTGACCGCGATCGCTGCATGGAGATGTTGCGGGGATGTCTTGCACAGGGGTATTACTTGCATCCCTCGCATCCTATGTTTCTCTCTCTGGCACATACAGAGGCGAATATTGAAGATACAATAGAAGCGGTGCGCGAGGCGATTGGGGATCTGGATTGA
- a CDS encoding LLM class flavin-dependent oxidoreductase — translation MQFGIFYEHQIPRPWAEGEEYQLFKDALEQVEVADRTGIEYVWEVEHHFLEEYSHSSAPEVFLAACSQRSKNIRLGHGIVLMPPNYNHPARVAERIATLDLISDGRVEWGTGESASRAELEGFNVPPGEKKAMWAETVRETAKMLASDPYPGYDGEFFSMPERNVLPKPLQKPHPPLWVACSNRESIRWAGKHGIGALTFAFIEPEDAKYWVDEYYTAFENECEPLGQAVNPTIAMVAGFMCHENGEKARAQGLEGFQFFGYALSHYYRHGTHIPGKFDIWADFQQNKPERKKGSGSGCIGSPDEIRAHLESMEEIGVDQVVFLQQAGNNKHDHICESLECFAQNVLPDFKARHEIYAAQKAERLGPAIEKALSKIPPIDKPKSTPFEAYPLLKSPDEKQEDLEIVESVAGKKSS, via the coding sequence ATGCAATTTGGCATCTTTTACGAACACCAGATTCCCCGCCCCTGGGCAGAAGGCGAAGAATACCAGCTTTTCAAAGACGCGCTCGAGCAAGTCGAAGTTGCCGACAGAACTGGCATTGAATATGTTTGGGAAGTTGAACATCACTTTTTGGAAGAATATTCCCACTCCTCAGCACCCGAAGTCTTTCTCGCTGCATGTAGCCAGCGCTCCAAAAATATCCGCCTGGGACACGGCATTGTACTCATGCCCCCCAATTACAACCATCCGGCTCGCGTTGCCGAACGCATCGCAACCCTTGACCTGATCAGCGACGGGCGCGTTGAATGGGGCACGGGTGAATCGGCCTCTCGCGCAGAACTCGAGGGCTTCAACGTGCCACCAGGAGAAAAAAAAGCAATGTGGGCGGAAACCGTAAGGGAAACCGCTAAGATGCTCGCATCAGACCCGTATCCCGGATACGACGGCGAATTTTTCTCCATGCCCGAACGCAACGTCTTGCCCAAACCCCTGCAAAAACCCCACCCACCGCTGTGGGTCGCCTGTTCCAATCGCGAAAGCATTCGCTGGGCGGGAAAACACGGCATCGGCGCGCTCACCTTTGCCTTTATTGAACCCGAAGACGCCAAATACTGGGTTGACGAATACTACACCGCATTTGAAAACGAATGTGAACCCCTCGGACAAGCTGTCAATCCCACCATCGCCATGGTCGCTGGATTCATGTGCCACGAAAACGGAGAAAAAGCGCGAGCACAGGGCCTCGAAGGATTCCAATTTTTCGGCTATGCGCTCTCCCATTACTACCGCCACGGCACGCACATCCCCGGCAAATTTGACATCTGGGCAGACTTCCAGCAAAACAAACCCGAACGAAAAAAAGGTTCGGGATCAGGCTGCATTGGCTCCCCAGATGAAATACGCGCTCACCTCGAATCAATGGAAGAAATCGGCGTCGATCAGGTCGTCTTCCTCCAGCAAGCTGGCAACAACAAACACGATCATATATGCGAATCGCTCGAATGTTTCGCACAAAATGTATTGCCAGACTTCAAAGCGCGACATGAAATATACGCCGCACAAAAAGCAGAACGACTCGGTCCCGCCATTGAAAAAGCACTCTCTAAAATTCCACCGATAGACAAACCCAAATCCACACCCTTCGAAGCCTATCCACTCCTGAAATCACCCGACGAAAAGCAAGAAGACCTCGAAATTGTAGAATCCGTTGCGGGGAAAAAATCCTCATAG
- a CDS encoding zinc-binding alcohol dehydrogenase — MPRELIADRPGHTTLREYDEEPLKRDQVRAKSSFSAVKHGTEFRGFQANTLDASDIFSWEWRMHLRGQKQKDAFPKRLGNMYVAEVTDVGRDVSNIRVGDRIFGHGPVRETHTLSADRVEKSPDGVSWQALMATDPAGVALGGVRDANIRIGDRVAVFGLGAIGLMTVQLARIAGARWVAAIDPIEKRCLISEAYGADVVLDPREADVGMVIKQATAKLGVDVSMETSGSSAAMTDALRSTRYQGTVVSTAYYNAPMQSLHLTGEWHRNRIRIISVRSDSEPWLDYGWDKKRGNKEAFDLLVEGRLNAEGLIDPIVPLNHVAEAYMQMNEHPETGIKLGVDHSL; from the coding sequence ATGCCACGCGAACTCATTGCAGACCGGCCGGGACACACGACATTGCGAGAATACGACGAAGAGCCCCTCAAACGCGATCAAGTGCGCGCAAAAAGCTCGTTTTCAGCAGTAAAACACGGCACGGAGTTCCGGGGTTTTCAGGCAAATACACTCGATGCGTCCGATATTTTTAGCTGGGAATGGCGCATGCACCTGCGCGGGCAAAAACAGAAAGATGCATTCCCAAAACGGTTGGGCAATATGTATGTCGCCGAAGTGACAGACGTGGGACGAGACGTGTCAAATATTCGGGTGGGAGATCGGATTTTTGGCCATGGTCCCGTTCGAGAGACGCATACACTTTCGGCGGATCGCGTAGAAAAATCTCCGGATGGTGTATCGTGGCAGGCTCTAATGGCTACAGACCCCGCAGGCGTTGCCCTCGGCGGCGTCAGAGATGCCAATATTCGCATTGGGGATCGCGTCGCAGTCTTTGGTCTGGGAGCGATTGGATTGATGACCGTACAACTCGCCCGCATCGCAGGCGCGCGCTGGGTCGCGGCAATTGATCCCATTGAAAAGCGATGTCTGATTTCAGAAGCCTACGGTGCAGACGTCGTCCTGGACCCGCGCGAAGCCGATGTGGGCATGGTCATTAAACAAGCCACCGCAAAACTCGGCGTCGATGTATCCATGGAAACCAGCGGATCGTCCGCCGCAATGACCGATGCACTGCGTTCAACGCGCTATCAGGGCACCGTTGTATCCACAGCATATTACAATGCCCCCATGCAAAGTCTGCATTTGACCGGCGAATGGCATCGCAATCGGATTCGCATTATATCCGTGAGATCAGACAGCGAACCCTGGCTGGATTACGGATGGGACAAAAAGCGCGGAAATAAAGAAGCCTTCGACCTGCTCGTTGAAGGCCGTCTAAACGCCGAGGGCTTAATCGATCCCATCGTGCCTCTTAACCATGTTGCCGAAGCCTATATGCAAATGAATGAACACCCGGAAACGGGCATTAAACTCGGTGTTGATCATTCCCTCTAA
- a CDS encoding amidohydrolase family protein, producing the protein MSKVIKSKLLIVHPDCAPVPQGMVVVNKGRVVDVGTEVDVPPNAEVVDCSSYTVMPALIDSHVHITINNRFNTPLSAHFDLDAITAVLRGAMNLRSDLSTGVTTMRTLGDRSGVEKAFQGAIDRGEAVGPRLKVCVRALRPSHGTAPFLCFPADGEEELTLKIRENFSQGADWTKLFITNVRQGDSYQDYIRGDLTDVAAYSRREIDAAIAVSHDLGLPVAAHAIGGPAMRWAMEAGIDSIEHANLLTEEDVALFVKSGAYLSDPNLQLFFDDEVGFASFDTWAWDWWRERVERARELTAKYIPEAVRAGVKVCLGTDSTHATLWREAKELVGLGVSEVDALKAVTTNTAEMLDMADSIGHLGVGMFADVIALSGNPLEDIACLRQVKMVMKEGEVITDVLSGASDIFSD; encoded by the coding sequence ATGTCAAAAGTGATTAAATCCAAATTGTTGATTGTTCATCCCGATTGTGCACCCGTCCCGCAGGGGATGGTTGTGGTGAACAAGGGGCGCGTGGTCGATGTCGGGACGGAAGTGGATGTACCTCCAAATGCCGAGGTGGTGGATTGTTCGTCCTATACCGTGATGCCGGCGTTGATTGATTCCCATGTGCATATTACGATTAACAATCGGTTCAACACGCCTTTGAGCGCGCATTTCGATCTGGACGCGATAACGGCTGTGTTGCGCGGTGCGATGAATTTGCGAAGCGATCTGAGCACTGGCGTGACGACCATGCGCACGCTGGGAGATCGTTCGGGTGTTGAGAAGGCTTTTCAGGGTGCGATTGATCGCGGCGAAGCCGTGGGGCCCAGGTTGAAGGTGTGTGTGCGGGCATTGAGGCCGAGTCATGGGACCGCGCCTTTTTTGTGTTTTCCCGCGGATGGGGAAGAAGAGTTGACGCTGAAGATCCGAGAGAATTTTTCTCAGGGTGCGGATTGGACCAAGTTGTTTATTACCAATGTGCGGCAGGGCGATTCATATCAGGACTATATTCGAGGCGACCTGACAGATGTGGCGGCGTATTCGAGGCGGGAGATTGACGCGGCGATTGCCGTTTCACACGATCTGGGACTGCCCGTGGCCGCACACGCGATTGGCGGACCGGCAATGCGCTGGGCAATGGAAGCGGGGATCGATAGTATTGAACACGCCAATTTGTTGACCGAAGAGGATGTGGCTTTGTTTGTGAAATCGGGCGCGTATTTAAGCGATCCAAATTTGCAACTGTTTTTCGACGATGAAGTGGGTTTTGCGTCTTTTGATACGTGGGCGTGGGATTGGTGGCGCGAACGGGTTGAACGCGCGCGCGAATTGACGGCAAAATATATTCCCGAAGCCGTGCGGGCGGGTGTGAAAGTGTGTTTGGGGACCGATAGCACGCATGCAACGCTCTGGCGCGAGGCAAAAGAACTCGTTGGGCTGGGGGTGTCGGAAGTGGATGCGCTGAAGGCGGTAACGACGAATACGGCTGAGATGTTGGACATGGCGGATTCCATTGGACACCTTGGCGTTGGGATGTTCGCAGATGTGATTGCACTATCGGGCAATCCGCTTGAAGATATTGCATGCTTGCGGCAGGTGAAGATGGTGATGAAAGAGGGAGAGGTTATTACAGATGTTTTAAGTGGGGCGAGTGATATTTTTAGCGATTAA